A section of the Pimelobacter simplex genome encodes:
- a CDS encoding FAD-binding protein: MSSHNDNLPAGLAIPAALPADVLTPDTEQYDVVVVGFGIAGGCAALEAARSGARVLLLEKAAVHGGTSSMSGGHFYLGGGTAVQRATGHDDSVEAMAGYLMASTKDPDEEKIRAYCEGSVAHFDWLEALGFEFERSYFPGKAVIQPGTEGLMFTGNEKVWPFRDQVAPAPRGHKVPVPGDTEGTKIVMDLLREQVEKAGVEVRYETGATNLVVDGDPASGRVVGLAWKSFDKTGVIRAGGVVVAAGGFVMNADMVARYTPALGSKLFTLGSTYDDGLGIRLGESVGAALENMEEPFITAPFYPPSSRCKGIIVNKDGQRFVAEDSYHARTSYHVMQQPDAVAYLIVDSEHLGEDHMPLVPLKDGFETLEEMEAGLGMPAGSLVKTVTRYNDNAAAGEDPDFHKHPDWIAPQTAGPWAVLDLSLGVALYAGFTIGGMATTVDGEVRRTDGSVVPGLYAAGACAANIAQDGAGYCSGTQLGEGSFFGRRAGRHAAG, translated from the coding sequence GTGAGCTCGCACAACGACAACCTCCCCGCCGGCCTGGCCATTCCCGCCGCGCTGCCTGCCGACGTCCTGACCCCCGACACGGAGCAGTACGACGTGGTGGTCGTCGGCTTCGGCATCGCCGGTGGGTGCGCCGCGCTCGAGGCCGCCCGGAGCGGCGCCCGGGTGCTGCTGCTGGAGAAGGCAGCCGTCCACGGCGGTACGTCGTCCATGTCGGGCGGGCACTTCTACCTCGGCGGCGGGACCGCCGTGCAGCGGGCCACCGGCCACGACGACTCGGTCGAGGCGATGGCCGGCTACCTCATGGCGAGCACGAAGGACCCCGACGAGGAGAAGATCCGCGCCTACTGCGAGGGGTCGGTCGCCCACTTCGACTGGCTGGAGGCCCTCGGCTTCGAGTTCGAGCGCTCGTACTTCCCCGGCAAGGCGGTCATCCAGCCCGGCACCGAGGGCCTGATGTTCACCGGCAACGAGAAGGTCTGGCCGTTCCGCGACCAGGTCGCACCGGCACCGCGCGGGCACAAGGTCCCGGTCCCCGGCGACACCGAGGGCACCAAGATCGTGATGGACCTGCTGCGCGAGCAGGTCGAGAAGGCCGGCGTCGAGGTCCGCTACGAGACCGGCGCGACCAACCTGGTCGTCGACGGCGACCCGGCGAGCGGCCGCGTGGTCGGCCTGGCCTGGAAGTCGTTCGACAAGACCGGCGTCATCCGCGCCGGCGGCGTGGTCGTCGCGGCCGGCGGCTTCGTGATGAACGCCGACATGGTCGCCCGCTACACGCCCGCGCTGGGCTCCAAGCTGTTCACCCTCGGCTCGACGTACGACGACGGCCTCGGCATCCGCCTGGGCGAGTCGGTCGGCGCCGCCCTGGAGAACATGGAGGAGCCGTTCATCACCGCGCCGTTCTACCCGCCGTCGTCGCGCTGCAAGGGCATCATCGTCAACAAGGACGGGCAGCGCTTCGTCGCCGAGGACAGCTACCACGCGCGGACGTCGTACCACGTGATGCAGCAGCCGGACGCCGTCGCGTACCTCATCGTCGACAGCGAGCACCTGGGCGAGGACCACATGCCGCTGGTGCCCCTCAAGGACGGCTTCGAGACGCTCGAGGAGATGGAGGCCGGGCTCGGCATGCCGGCCGGCTCGCTCGTCAAGACGGTCACCCGCTACAACGACAACGCGGCGGCCGGCGAGGACCCCGACTTCCACAAGCACCCCGACTGGATCGCCCCGCAGACCGCCGGACCGTGGGCGGTCCTGGACCTGTCGCTGGGGGTCGCGCTCTACGCCGGCTTCACCATCGGCGGCATGGCGACCACTGTCGACGGCGAGGTACGCCGTACGGACGGGTCGGTCGTGCCCGGCCTCTACGCCGCGGGCGCCTGCGCGGCGAACATCGCCCAGGACGGTGCGGGCTACTGCTCGGGCACCCAGCTCGGCGAGGGCTCGTTCTTCGGCCGCCGGGCGGGGCGGCACGCGGCCGGGTGA
- a CDS encoding potassium/proton antiporter, whose translation MTFDVHQLDMFLLIGAGVTFLAVLAVRASFGLGLPSLLVYLLMGVALGEAGLGIGFEDAQLAHALGFGALAVILAEGGLTTNWRDARPAMRLGLSLATLGVLVSIVVVAVGAHFLLGLSWQLSILLGAICSPTDAAAVFSVLRVVPLPKRITGTLEAESGLNDAPTVVLVTLVSSGAVGEHGLLGTTGIMVYELVAGVGIGLAAGFGGAWVMRRVALPASGLYPIAVLCLTFIGYGAAAEVHASGFAAVFVAGLVLGNADLPHRAATRSFVEGLAWLAQIGLFVMLGLLLSPERLSWATVGMAVVAGLLLTFLARPLSVLVSAVVKPMKLPELAFISWAGLRGAVPIVLATIPLAAGVDGATRLFDIVFVLVVIDTLITGPTLPLTARLLRVARRSEPRGIDVEAAPLERVAADLLQITISPSSKMHGVEVGELRLPLGANVAMVVREGHTLVPERRTVLRHGDDLIVVTPRKLREDTERRLRQVSSGGRLAQWLHD comes from the coding sequence TTGACGTTCGACGTCCACCAGCTCGACATGTTCCTGCTGATCGGCGCCGGGGTCACCTTCCTGGCCGTGCTGGCGGTGCGCGCATCCTTCGGGCTGGGTCTCCCCAGCCTCCTCGTGTACCTGCTCATGGGTGTCGCGCTCGGCGAGGCCGGTCTCGGGATCGGCTTCGAGGACGCCCAGCTCGCGCACGCGCTCGGCTTCGGCGCGCTGGCGGTGATCCTGGCCGAGGGCGGCCTGACGACCAACTGGCGTGACGCGCGCCCGGCGATGCGGCTGGGGCTGTCGTTGGCGACCCTCGGCGTGCTCGTCTCGATCGTGGTCGTCGCTGTCGGCGCGCACTTCCTGCTCGGGCTGTCCTGGCAGCTCTCGATCCTGCTCGGGGCGATCTGCTCGCCCACCGACGCCGCCGCGGTGTTCTCGGTGCTGCGCGTGGTCCCGCTGCCCAAGCGGATCACCGGGACACTCGAGGCCGAGTCCGGCCTCAACGACGCCCCGACCGTCGTCCTGGTCACCCTCGTCTCGTCCGGCGCGGTCGGCGAGCACGGACTGCTCGGCACGACCGGGATCATGGTCTACGAGCTGGTCGCCGGCGTCGGGATCGGCCTCGCCGCCGGCTTCGGTGGCGCCTGGGTGATGCGGCGCGTGGCGCTGCCGGCGTCCGGTCTCTACCCGATCGCCGTGCTCTGCCTGACCTTCATTGGGTACGGCGCCGCGGCCGAGGTGCACGCGAGCGGCTTCGCCGCGGTCTTCGTCGCGGGGCTCGTGCTCGGCAATGCCGACCTCCCGCACCGCGCGGCCACCCGCTCGTTCGTCGAAGGCCTGGCCTGGCTCGCCCAGATCGGGCTGTTCGTCATGCTCGGCCTGCTGCTCTCGCCCGAGCGGCTCTCGTGGGCGACGGTCGGCATGGCGGTCGTCGCCGGCCTCCTGCTGACGTTCCTCGCCCGTCCGCTGTCGGTCCTCGTCAGCGCGGTGGTCAAGCCGATGAAGCTGCCCGAGCTGGCCTTCATCTCCTGGGCCGGCCTGCGCGGCGCGGTGCCCATCGTCCTGGCCACGATCCCGCTCGCCGCGGGCGTCGACGGCGCCACCCGGCTCTTCGACATCGTCTTCGTGCTCGTCGTCATCGACACCCTCATCACCGGCCCGACCCTCCCGCTGACCGCGCGCCTGCTGCGCGTGGCGCGGCGCTCGGAGCCGCGGGGGATCGACGTCGAGGCGGCCCCGCTCGAACGGGTCGCCGCCGACCTGCTCCAGATCACGATCAGTCCGTCGTCCAAGATGCACGGCGTCGAGGTCGGCGAGCTGCGGCTACCGCTCGGCGCCAACGTCGCGATGGTGGTGCGCGAGGGGCACACGCTGGTGCCCGAGCGGCGTACCGTCCTGCGCCACGGCGACGACCTGATCGTGGTCACCCCGCGCAAGCTCCGCGAGGACACCGAGCGCCGGTTGCGCCAGGTCAGCTCGGGCGGGCGCCTCGCGCAGTGGCTGCACGACTGA
- a CDS encoding type II toxin-antitoxin system VapB family antitoxin: MIFKRVGDGRPYPDHGLTSKGWAAVPPRQIRLDQLVTTKDTLQLSSLLDEDSTFFGDLFAHVVLWQGDYYLEDGLHRALRAALQQRHVLHARVIRMEG, translated from the coding sequence GTGATCTTCAAGCGCGTCGGGGACGGTCGTCCCTATCCCGACCACGGCCTCACCTCCAAGGGGTGGGCTGCCGTGCCGCCGCGCCAGATCCGTCTCGACCAGCTCGTCACCACCAAGGACACGCTCCAGCTCTCGTCGCTCCTCGACGAGGACTCGACCTTCTTCGGCGACCTGTTCGCCCACGTGGTGCTGTGGCAGGGCGACTACTACCTCGAGGACGGGCTGCACCGCGCGCTGCGGGCGGCCCTCCAGCAGCGGCACGTGCTCCACGCCCGCGTGATCCGGATGGAAGGCTGA
- a CDS encoding LytR C-terminal domain-containing protein: MALDVRENSRSAITLAVLAVLFLGGVIWAWSQIAEPFPEKVAAQPCTDTLIPAGDDVAPPQVMVTVLNAGGPNGLAGDTLSKLETFGFVKGKLGNAPDKTGAVGAQVWASDPGDPAALLLASYLGKNVDIVDQPSGYPGVTIVVGKRFQGVKKGQDKVTAQKDSHICTPPLSSQPDSVS; the protein is encoded by the coding sequence GTGGCCCTGGACGTGCGGGAGAACAGCCGCTCCGCCATCACCCTGGCCGTGCTGGCCGTGCTCTTCCTCGGTGGGGTCATCTGGGCCTGGTCCCAGATCGCCGAGCCGTTCCCCGAGAAGGTCGCCGCGCAGCCGTGCACCGACACGCTCATCCCGGCCGGGGACGACGTCGCGCCGCCCCAGGTGATGGTGACGGTGCTCAACGCGGGCGGGCCCAACGGGCTGGCGGGCGACACCCTGTCCAAGCTCGAGACCTTCGGCTTCGTCAAGGGCAAGCTCGGCAACGCCCCCGACAAGACCGGCGCCGTAGGTGCGCAGGTGTGGGCGAGCGACCCCGGCGACCCGGCGGCGCTCCTGCTGGCGTCGTACCTCGGCAAGAACGTCGACATCGTCGACCAGCCCTCGGGCTACCCGGGCGTGACGATCGTCGTCGGCAAGCGCTTCCAGGGCGTCAAGAAGGGCCAGGACAAGGTCACCGCCCAGAAGGACTCCCACATCTGCACGCCGCCGCTGAGCAGCCAGCCCGACAGCGTCAGCTGA
- a CDS encoding aminotransferase class I/II-fold pyridoxal phosphate-dependent enzyme encodes MTDRLTAAARANVPPFHVMDLLAAAAERQRTHGDLVNLVAGQPSTGAPAGVSAAAIRLLGSGDPLGYTTATGVVELRAAIAGHYRRTYGVAVDADDVIVTTGSSGGFLLAFLAAFDAGARVAIARPGYPCYRNVLSALGCDLVEIPTGPATRFQPTPAQLAEAHAQQPLDGLVVASPANPTGTMLLPDELAAIARWCEEHGVQLVSDEIYHGIQYAGSRSSSAWETSREAIVFGSFSKYFSMTGWRLGWMLAPERLRRPVDVLTGNFSICPPALAQHAALAAFDDASYAELDGHVARYAHNRGLLLDGLRRLGIDRLAPADGAFYAYADVGHLTTDSMAYCRDLLARTGVAVATGVDFDTVDGGRFLRFSFAGTADDITTALDRLDGRL; translated from the coding sequence GTGACCGACCGCCTGACCGCCGCCGCCCGGGCGAACGTCCCGCCGTTCCACGTCATGGACCTGCTCGCCGCGGCGGCGGAGCGGCAGCGCACCCACGGCGACCTGGTCAACCTCGTCGCCGGCCAGCCCAGCACCGGCGCGCCCGCGGGCGTCAGCGCGGCCGCGATCCGGCTGCTCGGCAGCGGCGACCCGCTCGGCTACACGACCGCGACCGGCGTCGTCGAGCTGCGCGCGGCGATCGCCGGGCACTACCGGCGTACCTACGGCGTGGCGGTCGACGCCGACGACGTCATCGTCACCACCGGGTCGAGCGGCGGCTTCCTGCTGGCGTTCCTCGCCGCCTTCGATGCGGGCGCGCGGGTGGCGATCGCCCGGCCCGGCTACCCCTGCTACCGCAACGTGCTCAGCGCGCTCGGCTGCGACCTGGTCGAGATCCCGACCGGCCCGGCGACCCGCTTCCAGCCGACGCCTGCACAGCTGGCCGAGGCGCACGCGCAGCAGCCGCTCGACGGCCTCGTCGTGGCCAGCCCCGCCAACCCGACCGGCACCATGCTGCTGCCCGACGAGCTCGCCGCGATCGCCCGCTGGTGCGAGGAGCACGGCGTCCAGCTCGTCTCGGACGAGATCTACCACGGCATCCAGTACGCCGGCTCCCGGTCGAGCAGCGCGTGGGAGACCTCTCGCGAGGCCATCGTCTTCGGGTCGTTCTCGAAGTACTTCTCGATGACCGGCTGGCGCCTGGGCTGGATGCTCGCCCCCGAGCGGCTCCGCCGCCCCGTCGACGTGCTGACCGGCAACTTCTCGATCTGCCCGCCCGCGCTCGCCCAGCACGCCGCGCTCGCCGCCTTCGACGACGCGTCGTACGCCGAGCTCGACGGGCACGTCGCGCGCTACGCCCACAACCGCGGCCTGCTGCTCGACGGCCTGCGCCGGCTGGGCATCGACCGGCTCGCCCCGGCCGACGGCGCCTTCTACGCCTACGCCGACGTCGGGCACCTCACCACCGACTCGATGGCCTACTGCCGCGACCTGCTCGCCCGCACGGGCGTCGCGGTCGCGACCGGCGTCGACTTCGACACCGTGGACGGCGGGCGGTTCCTGCGGTTCAGCTTCGCGGGGACGGCCGACGACATCACGACCGCGCTCGACCGGCTCGACGGGCGGCTGTGA
- a CDS encoding DUF853 domain-containing protein, translating to MTQEQTPTPDAAPETAPAAAPETAPAAAPETAPAAAPETAPETAPASTNPIEQAIAPGYAFEGPALELGGLMAGPDELTGSTIRIPLAMLNRHGLVAGATGTGKTKTLQLLAEQLSAAGVPVFAADIKGDLSGLATAGEANDKLLARTKSVGQEWTATGFPVEYYALGGQGIGIPIRVTVTSFGPILLSRVLGLNDTQESSLGLVFHYADKQGLPLLDLSDLRAVVQHLTSDEGKADLKELGGLSSATAGVILRELIGFADQGAEAFFGEPEFDSADLLQQAADGRGLINLVELPNLQDRPAIFSTFLMWLLADLFHDLPEVGDVDQPKLVFFFDEAHLLFKDASKPFLESIAQTVRLIRSKGVGVFFVTQSPTDVPDDVLAQLGSRIQHQLRAHTPNDAKALKATVNTYPKSAYADLGEVITTLGIGEAIVTVMGEKGAPTPVAWTRLRAPESLMAPSTTASMEATVKASPRATKYADVIDRESAREILAKKLEDGAKAAEAAEAAKSAPAGKSTGKSAPKAKKDDGGGAGEIVKDVVKSSAFKQFMRTAAAEIARGMFGTARRRR from the coding sequence ATGACCCAGGAGCAGACGCCCACTCCCGACGCAGCACCTGAGACCGCACCCGCCGCCGCGCCCGAGACCGCACCGGCCGCCGCGCCCGAGACCGCGCCGGCCGCCGCGCCTGAGACCGCGCCTGAGACCGCGCCCGCGAGCACCAACCCGATCGAGCAGGCGATCGCGCCCGGCTACGCCTTCGAGGGCCCGGCCCTCGAGCTCGGCGGGCTGATGGCCGGTCCCGACGAGCTGACCGGCAGCACCATCCGGATCCCGCTCGCGATGCTCAACCGGCACGGCCTGGTGGCCGGCGCCACCGGTACCGGCAAGACCAAGACCCTCCAGCTGCTCGCCGAGCAGCTCAGCGCGGCCGGCGTCCCGGTCTTCGCGGCCGACATCAAGGGCGACCTGTCCGGCCTGGCGACCGCCGGCGAGGCCAACGACAAGCTGCTGGCCCGTACCAAGTCGGTGGGCCAGGAGTGGACGGCGACCGGCTTCCCGGTGGAGTACTACGCGCTGGGCGGCCAGGGGATCGGCATCCCGATCCGGGTGACCGTGACGTCCTTCGGGCCGATCCTGCTGAGCCGGGTGCTGGGGCTCAACGACACCCAGGAGTCCAGCCTGGGCCTGGTCTTCCACTACGCCGACAAGCAGGGCCTGCCGCTGCTCGACCTGTCCGACCTGCGCGCCGTCGTCCAGCACCTGACCAGCGACGAGGGCAAGGCCGACCTCAAGGAGCTCGGCGGGCTCTCGTCGGCGACCGCGGGCGTGATCCTGCGCGAGCTGATCGGGTTCGCCGACCAGGGCGCCGAGGCGTTCTTCGGTGAGCCCGAGTTCGACTCCGCCGACCTGCTCCAGCAGGCGGCCGACGGGCGCGGGCTGATCAACCTCGTCGAGCTGCCGAACCTCCAGGACCGCCCGGCGATCTTCTCGACGTTCCTGATGTGGCTCCTCGCCGACCTCTTCCACGACCTGCCCGAGGTGGGCGACGTGGACCAGCCCAAGCTGGTGTTCTTCTTCGACGAGGCGCACCTGCTGTTCAAGGACGCCTCCAAGCCGTTCCTCGAGTCGATCGCCCAGACGGTGCGGCTCATCCGGTCCAAGGGGGTCGGCGTCTTCTTCGTGACGCAGAGCCCGACCGACGTACCGGACGACGTCCTGGCCCAGCTCGGCTCGCGGATCCAGCACCAGCTCCGCGCCCACACGCCCAACGACGCCAAGGCGCTCAAGGCGACCGTCAACACCTACCCCAAGAGCGCGTACGCCGACCTCGGCGAGGTGATCACCACGCTCGGCATCGGCGAGGCGATCGTGACCGTCATGGGCGAGAAGGGCGCGCCGACGCCCGTCGCCTGGACCCGGCTGCGCGCGCCCGAGTCGCTGATGGCGCCCAGCACCACCGCGTCGATGGAGGCCACGGTCAAGGCCAGCCCCCGGGCCACCAAGTACGCCGACGTGATCGACCGCGAGTCGGCCCGTGAGATCCTCGCCAAGAAGCTCGAGGACGGCGCCAAGGCGGCCGAGGCGGCCGAGGCGGCCAAGTCCGCGCCGGCCGGCAAGAGCACGGGCAAGTCCGCGCCCAAGGCCAAGAAGGACGACGGCGGCGGGGCCGGCGAGATCGTCAAGGACGTCGTGAAGTCCTCGGCCTTCAAGCAGTTCATGCGCACCGCGGCGGCCGAGATCGCGCGCGGCATGTTCGGTACGGCGCGCCGCCGCCGCTGA